The following coding sequences lie in one Lolium perenne isolate Kyuss_39 chromosome 2, Kyuss_2.0, whole genome shotgun sequence genomic window:
- the LOC127334871 gene encoding DExH-box ATP-dependent RNA helicase DExH7, chloroplastic isoform X2 — MAPKKKQPASKQKQKPKPSASSSTSAASSAAPRLEISSENERRLRRLLLDSSTATAPSPASVDGPAARSESREQKGRRLRGVYDKLALEGFTSPQIEQALSAIPDTATFESALDWLCFNLPGDELPLKFASAATSTSRAGTEGSVKVVSAAKDNWVPQSREPVEAKGSTEGLEIKIARRQEEDVKLDGGRSSQAAWILQYMEQQEEEEEANSLDSSTWEDHYAASFEVTETKPSRRKKKGKKEKSKNGNTEEHISQNVVPDSETVNVEGCQVGLGASGNVSDSLVHIDEGSNLQTEIPKDVGETCTKEAEEEEVELDNLFFEDSSTWEEVAPEILKQQKIEKLSHDGYGHLLGNIDDIWKKGDSGKMPKAILQKFCQKLGWEAPKYSKTSEKDGKFIYAVNVLRGSTGRGKSRKAGGLTKIELPEQDEEYVSVQEAQSRVATFALYQLFADLPLRQLLIEPYSSLVLRWQEGELELSSTSRVLDTEDSRRAGFVDMLLDMETHNTLPHQRRDAPDGSVLIDSRHEENNSIYEKKETNHGGSRPSEHAESIALRKQLEQKRKLPNYLKMLEARASLPIARLKKHFLQLLKENDVIVVSGETGCGKTTQVPQFILDDMIESELGGNCNIVCTQPRRIAAISVAERVSDERCESSPGSRDSLVGYQVRLDSARNERTKLLFCTTGILLRKLSGNKDLSDVTHVVVDEVHERTILSDFLLIVLKSLVEKRSNQPGRKLKVILMSATVDSSLFARYFGDCPVITVEGRTHPVSTHFLEDVYEKMEYCLALDSPASGAYFAHHGEKWKHASSSVNNRRGMKNLVLSSWGDESTLSENYVNPHYTFDCYQSYSERTNQNLKRLNEDAIDFDLLEDLICYIDESCPTGAVLVFLPGVAEIEMLIDRLSASVRFKGASSDWILPLHSMLSPTDQRKVFQSPPENIRKVILATDIAETSITIDDVVYVVDTGKHKENRYNPQKKMSSIVEDWISRANAKQRRGRAGRVRPGLCFCLYTHHRFEKLMRPFQVPEMLRMPLTELCLQIKSLHLGDIKSFLLKAVEPPKEEAIISAIDLLYKVGAFEGHEDLSPLGYHLAKLPVDVLIGKMMLYGAIFGCLSPVLSVAAFLSYKSPFISPKDEKQNVEKAKAALLNENLDGSTSVVDNKQSDHLLMVIAYNKWSRILQEHGARSAHQFCRSFYLNSTVMHMIRDMRLQYGSLLADIGLVDLPKDSLRPMNGNRKNNLEGWFSNMSLPFNLYACYPSVIKVYTLMLQQLWRVSIREH, encoded by the exons ATGGCGCCTAAGAAGAAGCAGCCAGCCTCGaagcagaagcagaagcccaaaccctccgcgtcctcctccacctccgccgcctcaTCCGCCGCGCCGCGCCTCGAGATCTCGTCGGAGAACGAGCGCcgcctgcgccgcctcctcctcgactCCTCCACGGCCACCGCCCCCTCCCCCGCGTCCGTAGATGGCCCCGCGGCGCGCTCGGAATCGAGGGAGCAGAAGGGGCGGCGGCTGCGCGGCGTCTACGACAAGCTGGCCCTCGAGGGCTTCACCTCCCCGCAAATCGAGCAGGCCCTCTCCGCCATACCA GATACGGCGACGTTTGAGTCGGCGTTGGACTGGCTGTGCTTCAATCTGCCcggcgacgagctccccctcaAGTTCGCCAGCGCTGCCACCTCCACTTCTCGTGCAG GGACAGAGGGTTCAGTTAAGGTAGTATCAGCAGCGAAGGACAATTGGGTGCCACAGAGCCGTGAGCCCGTGGAGGCAAAGGGCAGCACCGAGGGGCTGGAAATTAAAATCGCGAGACGGCAAGAAGAGGATGTCAAATTGGATGGTGGGCGGTCATCGCAAGCTGCATGGATACTGCAGTACATGGAACAGCAAGAGGAG GAGGAGGAAgcaaattctcttgattcatccACATGGGAAGATCACTATGCAGCAAGTTTTGAAGTTACTGAAACAAAGCCAAGTAGGCGaaagaaaaagg GTAAAAAAGAGAAGTCCAAAAATGGAAACACAGAGGAACATATAAGCCAAAATGTGGTTCCTGATTCAGAAACTGTGAACGTCGAGGGTTGTCAGGTTGGCTTGGGTGCAAGTGGGAACGTATCTGACAGTCTTGTCCATATTGATGAAGGATCCAATTTACAAACTGAAATTCCTAAAGATGTTGGCGAAACTTGCACTAAGgaggcagaagaagaagaagttgaGCTTGATAACTTGTTTTTTGAAGACTCGTCTACTTGGGAGGAGGTGGCTCCAGAAATCTTGAAACAGCAAAAAATAGAGAAATTATCACATGACGGTTATGGCCATCTTCTTGGAAACATAGATGATATATGGAAAAAG GGAGATTCTGGTAAAATGCCAAAAGCTATTCTACAGAAGTTCTGTCAGAAACTTGGTTGGGAAGCACCGAAGTATAGTAAAACATCAGAAAAAGATGGTAAGTTTATATATGCTGTTAATGTATTACGTGGCTCTACTGGTCGTGGTAAAAGTCGGAAGGCGGGAGGCTTGACAAAAATCGAGTTACCGGAGCAAGACGAGGAATATGTATCTGTACAG GAAGCACAAAGTAGAGTGGCGACTTTTGCTCTATATCAATTGTTTGCTGATCTTCCACTACGTCAATTGCTTATTGAACCATATTCTTCACTTGTTTTAAGATGGCAAGAAG GTGAACTAGAATTGTCATCAACATCACGTGTGCTGGATACCGAGGATAGTCGAAGAGCTGGGTTTGTGGATATGTTATTAGATATGGAGACACATAATACTCTTCCACACCAAAGAAGAGACGCTCCTGATGGCAGTGTATTAATTGACTCTCGGCACGAGGAAAACAATTCTATATATGAGAAGAAAGAGACAAATCATGGAG GATCGAGACCATCAGAGCACGCAGAGAGCATAGCTTTGAGAAAACAGTTGGAACAGAAAAGGAAGCTCCCCAACTATCTG AAAATGCTGGAAGCAAGAGCTTCTCTACCAATCGCTAGACTGAAAAAACATTTCCTACAGTTATTGAAAGAGAATGATGTAATCGTTGTTAGTGGAGAAACTGGATGTGGGAAAACAACTCAG GTGCCACAGTTTATTCTGGATGATATGATTGAGTCTGAGCTTGGTGGTAATTGCAATATCGTTTGCACACAACCACGGAGGATTGCG GCCATTTCAGTAGCAGAAAGAGTTTCTGATGAAAGGTGTGAATCTTCACCTGGCTCCAGAGATTCCCTGGTTGGATATCAAGTTCGTCTCGACAGTGCTCG GAACGAGAGGACAAAGCTTCTGTTCTGTACAACTGGTATCCTTCTTAGAAAGTTATCT GGAAACAAAGACTTAAGTGATGTTACACATGTTGTAGTAGATGAAGTACACGAGCGTACTATTTTG AGTGACTTCTTGCTTATTGTTCTTAAGAGTCTTGTTGAAAAACGCTCCAATCAACCAGGAAGAAAGCTGAAAGTTATTCTCAT GTCTGCAACTGTTGATTCAAGCCTGTTTGCACGATACTTTGGAGATTGCCCTGTGATTACTGTTGAAGGAAGAACACACCCAGTGTCAACTCACTTCCTTGAAGATGTTTATGAGAAAATGGAGTACTGTCTTGCTTTGGATTCTCCTGCATCAGGAGCATACTTCGCACATCATGGAGAAAAG TGGAAGCATGCTAGTAGCTCAGTGAATAACCGGAGAGGAATGAAGAACCTTGTCTTATCCTCATGGGGGGATGAGTCCACGCTTTCTGAAAATTATGTTAATCCTCATTATACCTTCGACTGCTATCAGTCATACAGTGAAAGGACCAACCAAAATCTA AAACGCTTAAACGAAGATGCCATTGATTTTGATCTGCTGGAAGATTTAATATGCTATATTGATGAGAGCTGCCCAACAGGCGCTGTTCTAGTTTTTCTTCCT GGAGTTGCAGAGATTGAAATGCTGATTGATAGATTATCTGCTTCAGTTAGATTTAAAGGGGCATCATCTGATTGGATCCTTCCTTTGCATTCAATGCTTTCACCCACTGATCAAAGGAAGGTGTTCCAGTCTCCACCAGAGAACATTCGCAAG GTTATTCTTGCCACAGACATAGCAGAGACCAGCATTACAATTGATGATGTTGTATATGTAGTTGATACTGGAAAGCACAAAGAGAATCGTTATAATCCACAGAAG AAAATGTCGAGCATAGTAGAAGATTGGATTTCTCGTGCTAATGCAAAACAGAGACGCGGACGGGCTGGTCGTGTGAGGCCTGGGTTGTGTTTCTGCTTGTATACTCACCACCGTTTTGAAAAATTGATGCGGCCATTTCAG GTGCCCGAGATGCTGCGGATGCCATTGACTGAGCTGTGTTTACAAATAAAATCACTCCATCTGGGTGACATAAAATCATTCCTGCTAAAG GCTGTAGAGCCCCCAAAAGAAGAAGCCATCATTTCTGCAATTGACTTGTTATATAAG GTTGGAGCCTTTGAAGGGCACGAGGACTTATCACCTCTTGGCTATCATTTAGCAAAATTGCCTGTTGATGTTTTGATTGGCAAG ATGATGCTCTATGGGGCTATCTTTGGTTGCTTATCACCAGTTCTTTCTGTTGCTGCTTTTCTGAGTTATAAATCTCCTTTCATCTCTCCAAAGGATGAG AAGCAAAACGtagagaaagcaaaagctgcattgTTGAATGAAAACCTTGACGGGTCTACTTCTGTAGTAGATAACAAACAATCAGATCATTTGTTAATGGTTATTGCATACAACAAGTGGTCCCGGATATTGCAAGAG CATGGAGCTAGATCTGCTCATCAGTTTTGCCGTTCATTCTACTTGAACAGTACAGTGATGCATATGATCAG GGACATGCGTCTACAGTATGGGTCATTGTTAGCAGACATCGGACTTGTGGATCTTCCTAAGGATAGTCTG
- the LOC127334871 gene encoding DExH-box ATP-dependent RNA helicase DExH7, chloroplastic isoform X3: MAPKKKQPASKQKQKPKPSASSSTSAASSAAPRLEISSENERRLRRLLLDSSTATAPSPASVDGPAARSESREQKGRRLRGVYDKLALEGFTSPQIEQALSAIPDTATFESALDWLCFNLPGDELPLKFASAATSTSRAGTEGSVKVVSAAKDNWVPQSREPVEAKGSTEGLEIKIARRQEEDVKLDGGRSSQAAWILQYMEQQEEEEEANSLDSSTWEDHYAASFEVTETKPSRRKKKGKKEKSKNGNTEEHISQNVVPDSETVNVEGCQVGLGASGNVSDSLVHIDEGSNLQTEIPKDVGETCTKEAEEEEVELDNLFFEDSSTWEEVAPEILKQQKIEKLSHDGYGHLLGNIDDIWKKGDSGKMPKAILQKFCQKLGWEAPKYSKTSEKDGKFIYAVNVLRGSTGRGKSRKAGGLTKIELPEQDEEYVSVQEAQSRVATFALYQLFADLPLRQLLIEPYSSLVLRWQEGELELSSTSRVLDTEDSRRAGFVDMLLDMETHNTLPHQRRDAPDGSVLIDSRHEENNSIYEKKETNHGGSRPSEHAESIALRKQLEQKRKLPNYLKMLEARASLPIARLKKHFLQLLKENDVIVVSGETGCGKTTQVPQFILDDMIESELGGNCNIVCTQPRRIAAISVAERVSDERCESSPGSRDSLVGYQVRLDSARNERTKLLFCTTGILLRKLSGNKDLSDVTHVVVDEVHERTILSDFLLIVLKSLVEKRSNQPGRKLKVILMSATVDSSLFARYFGDCPVITVEGRTHPVSTHFLEDVYEKMEYCLALDSPASGAYFAHHGEKWKHASSSVNNRRGMKNLVLSSWGDESTLSENYVNPHYTFDCYQSYSERTNQNLKRLNEDAIDFDLLEDLICYIDESCPTGAVLVFLPGVAEIEMLIDRLSASVRFKGASSDWILPLHSMLSPTDQRKVFQSPPENIRKVILATDIAETSITIDDVVYVVDTGKHKENRYNPQKKMSSIVEDWISRANAKQRRGRAGRVRPGLCFCLYTHHRFEKLMRPFQVPEMLRMPLTELCLQIKSLHLGDIKSFLLKAVEPPKEEAIISAIDLLYKVGAFEGHEDLSPLGYHLAKLPVDVLIGKMMLYGAIFGCLSPVLSVAAFLSYKSPFISPKDEKQNVEKAKAALLNENLDGSTSVVDNKQSDHLLMVIAYNKWSRILQEHGARSAHQFCRSFYLNSTVMHMIRDMRLQYGSLLADIGLVDLPKDSLRPMNGNRKNNLEGWFSNMSLPFNLYACYPSVIKQLWRVSIREH; the protein is encoded by the exons ATGGCGCCTAAGAAGAAGCAGCCAGCCTCGaagcagaagcagaagcccaaaccctccgcgtcctcctccacctccgccgcctcaTCCGCCGCGCCGCGCCTCGAGATCTCGTCGGAGAACGAGCGCcgcctgcgccgcctcctcctcgactCCTCCACGGCCACCGCCCCCTCCCCCGCGTCCGTAGATGGCCCCGCGGCGCGCTCGGAATCGAGGGAGCAGAAGGGGCGGCGGCTGCGCGGCGTCTACGACAAGCTGGCCCTCGAGGGCTTCACCTCCCCGCAAATCGAGCAGGCCCTCTCCGCCATACCA GATACGGCGACGTTTGAGTCGGCGTTGGACTGGCTGTGCTTCAATCTGCCcggcgacgagctccccctcaAGTTCGCCAGCGCTGCCACCTCCACTTCTCGTGCAG GGACAGAGGGTTCAGTTAAGGTAGTATCAGCAGCGAAGGACAATTGGGTGCCACAGAGCCGTGAGCCCGTGGAGGCAAAGGGCAGCACCGAGGGGCTGGAAATTAAAATCGCGAGACGGCAAGAAGAGGATGTCAAATTGGATGGTGGGCGGTCATCGCAAGCTGCATGGATACTGCAGTACATGGAACAGCAAGAGGAG GAGGAGGAAgcaaattctcttgattcatccACATGGGAAGATCACTATGCAGCAAGTTTTGAAGTTACTGAAACAAAGCCAAGTAGGCGaaagaaaaagg GTAAAAAAGAGAAGTCCAAAAATGGAAACACAGAGGAACATATAAGCCAAAATGTGGTTCCTGATTCAGAAACTGTGAACGTCGAGGGTTGTCAGGTTGGCTTGGGTGCAAGTGGGAACGTATCTGACAGTCTTGTCCATATTGATGAAGGATCCAATTTACAAACTGAAATTCCTAAAGATGTTGGCGAAACTTGCACTAAGgaggcagaagaagaagaagttgaGCTTGATAACTTGTTTTTTGAAGACTCGTCTACTTGGGAGGAGGTGGCTCCAGAAATCTTGAAACAGCAAAAAATAGAGAAATTATCACATGACGGTTATGGCCATCTTCTTGGAAACATAGATGATATATGGAAAAAG GGAGATTCTGGTAAAATGCCAAAAGCTATTCTACAGAAGTTCTGTCAGAAACTTGGTTGGGAAGCACCGAAGTATAGTAAAACATCAGAAAAAGATGGTAAGTTTATATATGCTGTTAATGTATTACGTGGCTCTACTGGTCGTGGTAAAAGTCGGAAGGCGGGAGGCTTGACAAAAATCGAGTTACCGGAGCAAGACGAGGAATATGTATCTGTACAG GAAGCACAAAGTAGAGTGGCGACTTTTGCTCTATATCAATTGTTTGCTGATCTTCCACTACGTCAATTGCTTATTGAACCATATTCTTCACTTGTTTTAAGATGGCAAGAAG GTGAACTAGAATTGTCATCAACATCACGTGTGCTGGATACCGAGGATAGTCGAAGAGCTGGGTTTGTGGATATGTTATTAGATATGGAGACACATAATACTCTTCCACACCAAAGAAGAGACGCTCCTGATGGCAGTGTATTAATTGACTCTCGGCACGAGGAAAACAATTCTATATATGAGAAGAAAGAGACAAATCATGGAG GATCGAGACCATCAGAGCACGCAGAGAGCATAGCTTTGAGAAAACAGTTGGAACAGAAAAGGAAGCTCCCCAACTATCTG AAAATGCTGGAAGCAAGAGCTTCTCTACCAATCGCTAGACTGAAAAAACATTTCCTACAGTTATTGAAAGAGAATGATGTAATCGTTGTTAGTGGAGAAACTGGATGTGGGAAAACAACTCAG GTGCCACAGTTTATTCTGGATGATATGATTGAGTCTGAGCTTGGTGGTAATTGCAATATCGTTTGCACACAACCACGGAGGATTGCG GCCATTTCAGTAGCAGAAAGAGTTTCTGATGAAAGGTGTGAATCTTCACCTGGCTCCAGAGATTCCCTGGTTGGATATCAAGTTCGTCTCGACAGTGCTCG GAACGAGAGGACAAAGCTTCTGTTCTGTACAACTGGTATCCTTCTTAGAAAGTTATCT GGAAACAAAGACTTAAGTGATGTTACACATGTTGTAGTAGATGAAGTACACGAGCGTACTATTTTG AGTGACTTCTTGCTTATTGTTCTTAAGAGTCTTGTTGAAAAACGCTCCAATCAACCAGGAAGAAAGCTGAAAGTTATTCTCAT GTCTGCAACTGTTGATTCAAGCCTGTTTGCACGATACTTTGGAGATTGCCCTGTGATTACTGTTGAAGGAAGAACACACCCAGTGTCAACTCACTTCCTTGAAGATGTTTATGAGAAAATGGAGTACTGTCTTGCTTTGGATTCTCCTGCATCAGGAGCATACTTCGCACATCATGGAGAAAAG TGGAAGCATGCTAGTAGCTCAGTGAATAACCGGAGAGGAATGAAGAACCTTGTCTTATCCTCATGGGGGGATGAGTCCACGCTTTCTGAAAATTATGTTAATCCTCATTATACCTTCGACTGCTATCAGTCATACAGTGAAAGGACCAACCAAAATCTA AAACGCTTAAACGAAGATGCCATTGATTTTGATCTGCTGGAAGATTTAATATGCTATATTGATGAGAGCTGCCCAACAGGCGCTGTTCTAGTTTTTCTTCCT GGAGTTGCAGAGATTGAAATGCTGATTGATAGATTATCTGCTTCAGTTAGATTTAAAGGGGCATCATCTGATTGGATCCTTCCTTTGCATTCAATGCTTTCACCCACTGATCAAAGGAAGGTGTTCCAGTCTCCACCAGAGAACATTCGCAAG GTTATTCTTGCCACAGACATAGCAGAGACCAGCATTACAATTGATGATGTTGTATATGTAGTTGATACTGGAAAGCACAAAGAGAATCGTTATAATCCACAGAAG AAAATGTCGAGCATAGTAGAAGATTGGATTTCTCGTGCTAATGCAAAACAGAGACGCGGACGGGCTGGTCGTGTGAGGCCTGGGTTGTGTTTCTGCTTGTATACTCACCACCGTTTTGAAAAATTGATGCGGCCATTTCAG GTGCCCGAGATGCTGCGGATGCCATTGACTGAGCTGTGTTTACAAATAAAATCACTCCATCTGGGTGACATAAAATCATTCCTGCTAAAG GCTGTAGAGCCCCCAAAAGAAGAAGCCATCATTTCTGCAATTGACTTGTTATATAAG GTTGGAGCCTTTGAAGGGCACGAGGACTTATCACCTCTTGGCTATCATTTAGCAAAATTGCCTGTTGATGTTTTGATTGGCAAG ATGATGCTCTATGGGGCTATCTTTGGTTGCTTATCACCAGTTCTTTCTGTTGCTGCTTTTCTGAGTTATAAATCTCCTTTCATCTCTCCAAAGGATGAG AAGCAAAACGtagagaaagcaaaagctgcattgTTGAATGAAAACCTTGACGGGTCTACTTCTGTAGTAGATAACAAACAATCAGATCATTTGTTAATGGTTATTGCATACAACAAGTGGTCCCGGATATTGCAAGAG CATGGAGCTAGATCTGCTCATCAGTTTTGCCGTTCATTCTACTTGAACAGTACAGTGATGCATATGATCAG GGACATGCGTCTACAGTATGGGTCATTGTTAGCAGACATCGGACTTGTGGATCTTCCTAAGGATAGTCTG